Part of the Sinorhizobium terangae genome is shown below.
AGCGTCACTAACAAGAACTAAATCGGCAAGGACTTTTTCGCGCTTGCTAAAAAATCTCGCAGAGCCCGAGCCGCGATGGCGGACGCATCACGAAAAAATGCTTGCCATCAAGAAATTTGATCCATATTCCGCCCCCGCATCGCTAGAGTGAGCGCGACCTTCCTGCGGCTTTCCTGCCGCGTCTTCCTCGGCCGAAATTCTCCTGCATTGGCCGGCGGCATTTGAAAAGTGCGTTTGATGGATGCGGACATCCAAAGCCCGATGAAGGGAATCCTGTTCAAGGTACTTTCCGTCGTCATCTTCGTTTGCATGTCCACTTGCATCAAGGCTGCCGGTGACGACATCGCCACCGGCCAAATTACCTTCTACCGTTCCGCCTTTGCGATGGTGCCGATCCTGGCTTTCCTGGCGCTTCGCGGCCAGGTGCGTGATGCGTTCAGGACCAAGAACCTGATAGGACATCTGGCGCGCGGCTTTGTCGGCATCCTTTCGATGAGCTGCGGCTTCTATGGGCTCGTCCACCTGCCGCTGCCGGAGGCGATCGCGATCGGCTACGCGATGCCGCTGCTTGCCGTCATCTTTGCCGCCGTTTTTCTCCGCGAGACTGTGCGGCTCTACCGGTGGTCAGCGGTCGTTATCGGGCTCACGGGCGTGCTGATCATCACCTGGCCCCGGCTGACGCTGTTCAAGAATGGAGAGTTCGGCTCGTCCGAGGCGCTTGGTGCAGCGGCGGTACTGGCTTCGGCGGCGCTTGGGGCGATGGCGATGGTGCTGGTGCGCAAGCTCGTCAAGTTCGAGCGAACGCACACGATCGTGCTTTACTTCTCCCTGTCGGCGTCGGTGTTTTCACTTGCGACACTGCCCTTCGGCTGGCCGGCAATGTCGTGGACGTCCTTTCTGCTGCTGATGGTCGCCGGCTTCTGCGGAGGCGTCGCACAGATCCTGCTGACGGAAAGCTACCGTCACGCCGACATGTCGACGATCGCGCCGTTCGAGTACACGTCGATCGTACTGGGTATTGCCGTCGGTTATTTTCTCTTCGGTGACATACCGACGGGAACCATGTTGGCGGGCACGGCAATCGTTGTCTCGGCCGGCATCTTCATCATCTTTCGCGAGCATCAACTGGGTTTGGAGCGCAGGGGCGCTCGCAAGCACGTGACACCCCAAGGCTGATGATGCTCGTGATCCCTATTCCGGCTGCCTTTCCCAAATGGGAACAGTGTCGTCGCTGATGAGCGCATCCGCATCCGCCTGCTGGGGGATCGGGCTGGTCACGTCCGGACCGGGTGTCGGCAGGACCGTGGTCGCCTGGAAGTCGGTCTTGGCGACGAGCCCCACGTGCTGGTCGCGCCTGAGAATGCGCCAGGCGGCATAACCACCGTAAAGCGCGAAGTAGAC
Proteins encoded:
- a CDS encoding DMT family transporter → MDADIQSPMKGILFKVLSVVIFVCMSTCIKAAGDDIATGQITFYRSAFAMVPILAFLALRGQVRDAFRTKNLIGHLARGFVGILSMSCGFYGLVHLPLPEAIAIGYAMPLLAVIFAAVFLRETVRLYRWSAVVIGLTGVLIITWPRLTLFKNGEFGSSEALGAAAVLASAALGAMAMVLVRKLVKFERTHTIVLYFSLSASVFSLATLPFGWPAMSWTSFLLLMVAGFCGGVAQILLTESYRHADMSTIAPFEYTSIVLGIAVGYFLFGDIPTGTMLAGTAIVVSAGIFIIFREHQLGLERRGARKHVTPQG